A single genomic interval of Danio aesculapii chromosome 5, fDanAes4.1, whole genome shotgun sequence harbors:
- the fam111.1 gene encoding serine protease FAM111A: MSHLVIKSKKMKKTDKKKKMDKTEINSIRKFLVKMSTDNSSEARRTSQSSENVQEKENDTSMKGEKGHQNKDRNPLQERTNDFSEEGQSDSNLQQSEEGQSHVFSFRHRYKKHAVSCDTSNTVFDALNSNPIFKNIMIINKDREIVIRRSKGDVPRAAVKRDFPCCLIEKDELLDISFIKNGGTNPTEKKTGRRSFSKETGNIVTFNIKTTGGKKVKLLMGNRVLRRKVEDVCVYAFKDDKITNALQRDGRFINDIFKKRCGLFERKSETIFGMSQSVEHLDGKHFKIIVMKDKQLDSQNESNTDVNSDVNAASSADLNKSADFQHDTINTEREETQKQKSTTKFVKKIPNSEETLEFLRAQFKDLLETLKLRENLKNNSEVKKFFRAEYDKSVQSFLEVKKVKQLTGLSGSVCQIRVEGSAKGTGFLLFDRFILTNAHVIGEFDPFSRKLSKTFTAVFGYEDLEAKESKSVSIKQDVAAYYHGKFSIDRHLDFALLELDDTDEVADCPRLLDRYIHGPPPNRGGICIVGHPDGGVKKMDPCFIIEKENLQEAANEHVLNNNEFIQVITQQSLAEKWEMHDNQIIYNSCFFHGSSGSPVFDEDCYLIGMHTGGYVYKGENGKTRSILEYCYSMQPILESIGTQAKKNGRSDILKLLSENGSLNLNLDDNDVEMEDLQDKGERL; this comes from the exons ATGTCACATTTGGTCATCAAGagcaaaaaaatgaagaaaacggACAAAAAGAAGAAAATGGACAAAACAGAGATCAATAGCATTCGCAAATTCTTAGTG aaaatgtcgaCTGACAACAGCAGTGAAGCCAGGAGGACTTCACAATCCAGTGAAAATGTTCAg GAAAAAGAAAATGATACAAGCATGAAAGGAGAAAAGGGGCACCAAAATAAAGACCGTAATCCACTACAG GAGAGGACAAACGATTTTTCTGAAGAAGGACAATCAGACAGTAATCTGCAGCAG AGTGAAGAAGGGCAAAGCCACGTTTTCAGTTTCCGCCACAGATACAAGAAACATGCAGTGTCATGTGACACATCCAATACTGTATTTGATGCTCTTAATTCGAACCctattttcaaaaacattatGATAATAAACAAAGATAGAGAAATAGTTATCCGGAGATCAAAAGGAGACGTTCCTAGAGCTGCTGTGAAGAGAGATTTCCCTTGCTGTCTTATTGAAAAAGATGAGCTGTTGGATATAAGCTTCATCAAGAATGGTGGAACCAATCCTACAGAGAAGAAAACTGGAAGGCGTTCATTCTCAAAGGAAACAGGAAACATAGTAACCTTTAACATCAAAACAACAGGAGGGAAAAAAGTGAAACTCTTAATGGGAAACAGAGTGCTGAGGAGGAAAGTTGaagatgtttgtgtgtatgcattcaAAGATGACAAGATAACAAATGCTCTTCAGCGCGATGGGCGATTCATTAATGATATTTTCAAAAAACGGTGCGGCCTTTTTGAGCGTAAGAGCGAGACAATCTTTGGAATGTCACAAAGTGTAGAGCATCTTGACGGAAAGCATTTTAAGATCATTGTTATGAAGGATAAGCAGCTAGATAGTCAAAATGAGTCCAATACTGATGTAAACAGTGACGTGAATGCAGCGTCCTCTGCTGATTTGAACAAAAGTGCTGATTTTCAGCATGACACCATCAACACTGAACGAGAAGAAACTCAAAAGCAGAAATCCACaactaaatttgttaaaaaaattccaAACTCAGAAGAGACTCTGGAATTTCTGCGTGCTCAGTTTAAAGATTTACTGGAGACATTAAAGCTACGAGAGAACCTGAAGAACAACTCTGAGGTCAAGAAGTTCTTCAGAGCAGAATATGATAAAAGTGTTCAGAGTTTTTTGGAAGTTAAGAAGGTGAAGCAGCTCACGGGACTCTCTGGCTCTGTGTGTCAGATTCGAGTGGAAGGATCCGCCAAGGGAACTGGCTTTCTACTCTTTGACAGATTCATCCTCACTAATGCTCATGTTATTGGCGAATTTGACCCTTTCTCCAGGAAGCTTTCAAAGACCTTCACAGCAGTATTTGGTTATGAAGATTTGGAAGCAAAAGAGAGCAAGAGTGTGTCCATCAAGCAAGACGTTGCAGCGTACTATCATGGAAAGTTCAGCATAGACAGGCATCTTGACTTCGCTCTTCTCGAACTTGATGACACTGATGAAGTTGCTGACTGTCCTAGATTGCTCGATCGCTACATTCATGGCCCTCCTCCTAACCGTGGTGGGATCTGCATTGTGGGACATCCAGATGGAGGGGTCAAAAAAATGGACCCCTGCTTCATCATTGAGAAAGAGAATCTACAAGAGGCTGCAAATGAACATGTATTGAACAACAATGAGTTCATTCAAGTGATTACACAACAGTCTTTGGCAGAGAAATGGGAAATGCATGACAACCAGATCATTTATAACTCATGTTTCTTTCACGGATCTTCTGGCTCTCCAGTTTTTGATGAGGACTGTTATCTGATTGGCATGCACACTGGTGGCTATGTGTACAAAGGAGAAAATGGCAAAACCAGGAGCATCTTGGAATACTGCTATTCCATGCAGCCCATCCTGGAAAGTATCGGCACACAAGCCAAGAAAAATGGGAGATCTGACATCTTGAAGTTACTCTCTGAAAATGGATCTTTAAATCTCAACTTGGACGACAATGATGTGGAAATGGAAGATTTGCAAGATAAGGGTGAACGTCTATAA